In Setaria italica strain Yugu1 chromosome I, Setaria_italica_v2.0, whole genome shotgun sequence, the genomic window CGACCTTTCTCCATCACATTCTCAGAAACAGATCAACTCAATGCAAGAATCTGTAGCTGTGGCTGAGTGGCTCTACTTACGGAAAACAAGGTCAGAACTAGGAGTCACACAACAGAAACAAACCAGGAAAAAGGATGCCATAGAGAGGGGGCAGCGAAAAAGAGCACTGCTAGATTATAAGAAATTAAATAGCTCTTCTAAATTCAAGCAAACATGGCCAAGGAGTGACTTTATACAGTGACAGTTCTGCATATGGGAGTTACAGCCTTACAGACACTTGGAGCATTCCCGCTTCAAAGGGCCCATGATGTTTCTCTAATCTTTGAGACCCTAAATCTGCATTAGGATCTTCAGTAAAGCTTCTGCAGTGATGAACTTGATCTCTAGGCCTAAATCAAAATTAGAGACAAATTTAAGTACATTAAGATGAAACCTATCTCCTGAATGATAAAAAGTAATAATAGCTAATACATAACAGGAAGGAATTTAGGATATTTGAATGACACAAAATTAAACATTTAGATGAAATGAGATACATTCACGTGAAAAGACCAAATTAAAATTAGGTAGCAACATTGCTTGAGTTAAATGCCACATATTTTCAAATACTGATTGTCTCAGCAGTTCCCACAGAATTGATGAcagcataagatgaagtgggATAACTAACTTGTGATGGTTTCAAACAAAACTGAATCTCCTACATAATAAAAATTTGCCAATAactgaaaaaaaatgcataccaTCAGGCTTGCTTACCTAAATTTGATATGAAGGGAACTCTACATGAAAGAAAAGGAATTTCCACATCACAAGAGAAGACTATAAACAAGTCTTCTGTTGGTTTATGCACATGAAAGAAAAACAGACAGTCAGTTCACCAGCACCATAAGCTAATACCATGCTACCTAAAGCTCTGGCCATAACAGAAATGATGTCGATAATTCTAAGTTCCAAGAATTGGTTAGAAACCTTTCACTCAACCCTTGTTCATTGAAATTTTAATCCACTAGGCAGCCTTGACAATTTCATCAATAAACAAGCCAATATACACATCTCAAATTACCAACCACACAGGAGTGTGATAAAAGGTATCAACAAATGCATTTAGCACATCTACTTAGGAAGCAAAGGCATAATATGTCGGAAAAAAGCATGTCATCAATGTAACCTATGCAGTACAGAGCACCCCAAGTCCAATAATAAGAAAAATTCAGCAAATTAGTCATATAGCCACATACTGtaataaaaatgaaaatattGGAAAGCAACAAACATACCACTAAGTATATCAATATAAGGTTACTACATTCTCTGAGTTACCATGCTTTGAAATGTTCTAAAATTCTTTCAGCATCAAGTTCTTTAGATATGTCTTCCTCAATGTAGTACATGGCAAAGTCACTCAACCAATCAATAGGTATCTCATTGCACAGTTCAGTAGGGATAATGTTAAGTGATGAAGAGATCCTTTCAACCGGTGCCACAGCAACTGGTAAGAGTAATGCTACGTCAATGAAGCGATACACCAATGGAAAATTCAAATGCTGCTTGGTTTCAACCATCTTTGGAAGCCAAACTTGCAATATCATGACAGGAAGTAAATTCAATATGTCATCTCACATAGCAAATATAGGCTTCAAGTTGATCATTGATAATTGCACGATCAGCCTCAGGGAAATCTTCAGAATAAAGATCTACAAGTTTAGCAATTTTCTCCACATCAAACTGGGAGAAGTTCCTCCTTGGATCAAGGCAGGATAAACGCACTAACAAATCCATAGAACCATCATTGAAACGATGATTAATCTCTGTTCTAATGGAGTCAATAGCAGCAAAGAAAATCTGAGCACGATAATAATGAAGCTGAGAGACAGTTACGCCACCCAGATGTGAATGGCACATACTTGGTATGTGTTCATCCATATTTGGCACTGGAATTTCATTTGCATCACAAAACCTTTTGACATCTTCAAATAAGGCCTCCCAACCATTGTCCCTCAAGGTTTTCAAGCGTTCATTCACAACCACAAGCAACCCCACAGCCTGAATACTGTCTTGATCTTTTCTTTGTAAAACAAGTGATAGTTCTTTTATAATGACAAATAATTTTAACATCATCTTTAAGATGAACACAAACTCAAAGCTTTCCATTGTTTCTATTGAAAATGATGCTCGGGAACCTCGAGAGCCATGTTCATCCACAATCACTAGCACCTCAAGAACTGTGTCCCACATTGTGTCAATACGGTTCAAGGTTGTGTGATGCGAGCCCCATTTAGTCTCTCCCCATTTAGTTTCCTTCAATGTGCTCTTGTCTCTTTTGGATATTTCACCACTGTCCAACTTATCCAAAATTGCTTGGCGGCACTTTTCAGCAGCTGTGCAAGGTGCACTCGTGGCATTGACAATTATTGGCACGTTGTAGAAGAAATAAGAAattgctgaagaagaagaacttGAGACAGAAACAAGAATCTGTTCCAGCTGGCAAGCAAAGCAATGGACATAGAAAGCATATGGACATTCATCATGTATCTGTCTCTGCACATTGTTAAATTCTACTCTCATGTTTGATTGTCCATGATAACCCTGCCCTCGAATTCTAGAAATGGATAAACCATGCCGAACAAGAAAACCAACCAAGTTTCCTTTGATTGCAGTTGGTGTAGTATCTTTGACCCACTCAAGATCGAGAAACCTTTCTATGACCTTCCCTTGCTTATTCACAAATCTGCATGACAGAAATTACACTGAGTTCAGATGGTGCAGCAATGGAAATGCGTATACAAGGCTATTAAATAGAAAGGTAAAAGCAGCAGACCTCAAAATTATGCCCATATGCTCTTTACTTGAAATATCATGAGTGTCATCAATAAGTATGGAGAAACGACTATCTCCAATCTCTTCCAGAATCGCCTGGATGACCTCTTCTGTGCAGGATTTTACAAGGTCTTTCTGAAAGCCTCGAGAAGCCAATTCGCTGCAGCGATCAGGATCCATCTCATCAAACGCACGTCTAACATTCTCATCGAAGCCTTTGTACCAATCTATCATCTCCAAAAAATGACCCTTGTCCCATGTGTAAGATGGATCGGTATACCTTGCCTTAAGAGATATCTTGCACAGTCCAAAGAAGTGCAtaaacaaactccaaaagggTTTCCACTCTCCAAACAATCAGAAGCAGCTACAGGTGACATGCTTCGCCTTTGACAGTTAAAACCTTTGTCATGTTGCCTTGAACTATTTAAAGCACCCTTTGTTGCACCAACTTGGTCCCCGATTCCTGGGGTAAACTTTATCTGAGGTTCTGGGGTAGCGCCCCCAACATTTTCACGATTCCTTTTGGGCACAGGCTGTTAGTACCGCTTCATCTCCGGAAACTAATCTGAGAGTATTAATAATTCAAAATCCACCTAAGATTCAATTAAGACCGTAAAACTAtgccaaaaaaatatatacgaATCTTAATCGACAATTCATCCCCCCAAACCCCTTCTAAAGAAAAGAATACAACAAGTAATCTAACTCCGAAGTTTACAATCCCAAATGACAACTCCCAGTGGTGATGAGTAGATGACTCACAGCAATATGCTGGCAACCGCGCCGGATTCCCTGTGCTGTGGTGAGCCGGAACGCCGCCACTCGAGCGATGACCGGACCCCGGAACCGCACCCTCCGAAGTCGGAGCGCCCGATGCTCTGCGCCGCCGTACGGGctggccgccgcgacggcggatCGGCCGAAATAGCCTAGCCAGAGCagtcgccgccccgccggcgcccggtCGGTTGCGGAAATGGCAGTGACGACTAGGGTTTTCCCGCTCAAAGTGGCGAAACCGTAGTATGTCCGCGCCCGAAATGAAGACGACATCTTATTATTCACCAGATGGGCCAGACGGACCTGTGAACAGAATTCGGGCCTTGGTCTACAGACAGATTGTTTGTCTCACTCAATAAACCGCTCAAAGCCACAAAAGAATTATTGAACTCCTCTAAAAAAGAACTATTGACCTATCTCAAAAGGAAAACGAATTAACCTCTCAAAAAAGGATTATAGATGGGTAAATAAATTAATGGTATCATCTAATATTGGTCTTGAACAAAAAAACGTATGGTCAATCAAAAAATCTTGTGAGGTTACATGAAAATTTACTTTGCAAAATGTGGTCCTCAATATGCAGATGTTAAACCAATGTCACACCCAAAATTTCTATTGGGTTGTGAATAGATAAGACTTCCACACCCTAAAATTTTCATTTTGGGTTGTGAATAGATAAGACTAAGTAAAATAAATGATTTTAGTAttctttttaaaattttccaacCTTTAACTTGTCAATTCAGATAGGgaaaatatttttctaatttttaaatAAGTTGATAGGAGacgttgcattcatgctggttgCACGTAGTTATTGGTTGAAAATGAATTGTAAATTATTTCAAAATATGATTATAATTTATTTTAGTCTCTAACTTGTTAAATCCAAAACGCCCTCCTATCTTGACCACATGTCATTTTTCCTACACTTGAAGACTATACTTCATTGTACTCACTCCTCCTTTGTCGTCCTGTTATCCCTAGAGATGATATGGATATCACTGAAGATGATGGGTTTGACCTTGACGCTTCATTCTAGACTGGTGTACCTTCAGTCAGCTACTTAAGATGGAGATCCATTCCACTGGAGACCACGATATATCTATGTACTTTTCTTTCAGACTACAGGCCATTTTGTAATGAAATTTAATTATTATATATTAACATTGGTATGATTCACTATTGTAACTATCACATGTATGATTAAATTAATCCTAGCaaagataatttttttatttttaaaaacagGTGTAACAAAAGTAGTGGATTTAGGAAAATTATTTTGATGTTGTAGATATTAATACATTTTTCTAAAATATGATCAAAGTTATATTAGAGAAATTAGACTTAAGACACAAACTAAAACATATAATATTTTCAGAATGGATGTGGTATAAATTTTTCCGATCCTGAAACTTTTCGTGATCGCCTAAAGTAGGAGTTTTGTAAGTAATTTTTTATCTTTCCAAATTCTTAAACATTTCTTTTGTCCATAAAGTGAGTTTTTTGCAATGTGTACACCCCTAAGGAACATACACATTCACACATATGAACATCCACCGGAAACTGGATAGGCAGATGTTAAGATTGACATGAAAACTATCTTATTTGTCTGTCATTAAATCTTGATTTGACCCTTGTTGtctactctctccatcccatAAAAAGTGCAATTCTGACATAAAACTATTTATAAGGGTAaatacattgctacacgtcatcggtctcataggtcgtctcatgcagtgccacgtagaaTTTTTGATGatatggaggagagagagcgaggagagagaaaaaggacgttgcttcgcgaaacaaccacctcatgagctaaattgtaggactacgagacaacttatcAACCATTGTAcaagttattgttgccatgcaactcataatattttatttttcttatgcacaaattaaggaattatataccactaccggacaacttataggacaacccattgtacaggtTGCCTGTTAAATCGTCTCAACATTATGTGTCAATGCAtaagaccgcctattagacgacaccaatgtacttgccctaaaaAGTGCAATTCTAGCAACAACTACAGGTCTTATCCCTCCAAATAGATTTTTCAGAACTTAATTATCTGCATGCTGTAACTAACTTTGTGGAAATTGAACAACCTCCGTGCCTAAATCAGTGGGATTGAGACAATTACTAAGGGTAGCCTGGTCATTTGCCAATAACACTAGTCTATCTAAAAAACAAAGGATTGTACTTCTCATAGAATGGATGATGAGATGGAGGGTGGCCTTTGCTTCCCGTTTGAGTCTGAGGCAGACCGAGGAGATCAGCGAAATAGCTAGACTCCAAAGGAGCAtcctgcggcggcatcgccGTTGATTACGGATTACCTGTAGCATACATATCAGTCGGAGCGCTTCATCAGCGTTCGACGCGCCGGACCTCTTCTTTGGCATCGCTGTCGCGTGGATCTGCAGCTCTGCGAGCTGCTGACGGACGACGGCTACGTTTAGTGTGGGAAAGGAGACTGGTATGGTGGagggagtggcggcggtggtgacggAGGGAGCGGGGACGCCtgggaggcgggcggcgcgctgGCGTGTTGGCATTCCGCCATTCGTGAGAGTCGAGACGGAATCGAGGAAGAGGGAATTAAGCGGCGCCGGCGTGAGCGCTGCTTGCTCCATTGGCCTGATTGAACCAGCACggtagggcgtgattggttgcccgCGTCCCACCGTCCGCTGCATGACCCCGAAGCATCCCGTGCACTCTCGCGTGTTCGGTTGGTCTCCCGGAACCGAAACGGCGCACTCCCCGTTCGTTTCCCCCACTCCATCTCGCATCGCCCCGTCCGCCCAGAGGGCTCCTTCGCTCGCGAGCCGGGATGGAGCGATGCTGGCGGGAAGATTTGGGCGGAGGGCGGGAGATGGCGCCGTATCGGGGCTAAAGGCGCGGGAGGTTACGATGACCTCCCATCCTCGGCCCACTTTCTttgctcccctcctccccggtgcgccttctcctcttcctcctcctattCGACCTCGGTTCGCCGGTGGCTCGaggtactccggcggcgccctGTGCCCCCGCCGGTGCTGCGACGGTacatctccccctcctctttACGCTGCTTCATCCCCTCTCCCCCGTTGATCTGTCGATTCGTATTTTTTTCGTTGGTGTCGATGAACCCTAGGTTATTGTTCTGTCAGATCCGTGCGCTCCTTTTGTGGATTTAAGGTTGTGATGAACCCTAGGTACTTTTCCGATGCAGATCTATGGTTCTCACATGTGTAGAGGTCgatctgattttttttggttCTTGTACCATCCTATATGTGGGTCGGGGTCCTCCGGCGGCACCCTGTGCCTCCGCCGGTCCTGCGACGGTACATCTTGGTTGGTTTTCATGAACCCTAGGTTGTTTGTGCATCTGCATTTATGGTTTTCATGAACCCTATGTTCGTTCTTATGCGGATCTATGGTTGTCATGTATATTTGTCGATCTGATTTCTTGTGTCCTTAAATCATGCCTTACTGCTTtacaaccaatcacgccctactGAGCCGAGCAAAGTGCCTAGGTCGATGATGATTCCTTGCCGCCGGAGGAGCACCTTCGGGTGTGGCAGCCGCGTCTAGGATAAAATGTAGTTGAGAATGTTTGCTTGCTTAACAAGATGACCCCAAGTTCTTGTATACTGAGCTCTAATGAACACTGCATTGTATTCTTAGACATGGACTTGCAAGGTAGGCGccgggctgcggctgctcttgttgctgctgttgctgcatgGTTTTTCTTGTGGTTTAGAAGGAGAAGTGAGGATGCTCGATCTATTACCTATGGTCCCATGGCAGAGAGGGATAGAGAGAGGAATAGCAACCTCAGATTCAGAATCTGATGATGTGCATTGTGTCAACTTGCTAAGGATGAGAAGGGCACCTTTTTTCCAACTGTGTGACCTGTTTCGGTCTAGAGAGTTGGTTGTGGATAGCATCCATGCCACTGTTGAAGAACAGGTAGCAATGTTCTTGCATGTAGTGGGACACAACCAAAGGTTCAGGGTCATTAACATGACATTTAGGAGGTCACCTGAAACTATCAGTAGGTTCTTTCATCAAGTCTTGTATGCAGTTGGTGAGTTGAGAAATGAGTTGATTGTTCCACCATCCACTAGTGTCCATCCTAGGATCCTTGGCAGCAggagatggaacccatatttcaaggttggTGGCCCTTTCCTAATTGCAAACCAATTGACCTTACCCATATGGTAGCAACCTGTTAATATggctttttatttttaggattgcataggagcaattgatGGGACACATGTCTTAGCTAGAGTGCCTTTGAAGATGCAAGCTGCCTTTAGAGGCAGGAAGCACACCATCACTCAGAATGTACTGGCAGCAGTGGACTTTGATCTAAGGTTCACATATGTGCTTGCTGGTTGGGAGGGATCTGCACATGATACTCTGATTTTATCAGATGCTCTTGAAAGGGCAGATGGTCTTACAGTCCCACAAGGTACCATAACTCACATACACACATGCCAACAATACTTGCACACACTAAACTGATAAACCATCTCCATTTGTTACATTGTCTAGGGAAATTCTATCTTgtggatgctggatatgcagccAGGCCTGGGTTCCTACCGCAAAATCAAAGAGAGTTGTTTAACCTGAGGCATTCTTCTCTTAGGGTGACAGTAGAGAGGGCCTTTGGTGCTCTAAAGAATAGATTCAGAATCCTTGATAACAAGCCTTTCCATCCTTACAAAACCCAAGTTAAGTTGGTTCTTGCCTATTGTATTCTGCACAATTGGATACTTAGGCATGGATAAGATGAACATGTTCCCACTGAAGCTGCTTGGAAGCCTAACTCCACTGATACCCCCCTGAGCCAGAACATAGTCCTGATAATGGAACCTGGGCACAGCAAAGGGATGCATGGGCTGCACAAATGTGGCAGAATAGGGGATCTTCTAGAGTTTAATTGCACTTAAGTACTTGGGGTCATGTGATGTTAAGTAGCATTGATGAATTTGTAATATGTTCTGAGACCTTGGTACTTTGCTATGATGTGTAACTGCAATCATGAACAATACAACTTGGTATGATATTTGCATGCAGTACTTACTTTCCTGTTTGATTTCTAAGTGCTTTGGTGTTTCTTTTTGTGATGGTATGATGGTTAGGACATGGCTGTGATGGGTGAGGATGTGGTTGGTGTTGTCAATGAGGCAGGGGCCGAGGGTGGGGTGGCTGCTGTGGAGGAAGGGAACCCAGCAGCCCCTCCACCCAATGGAGCCCAACTTGGGGGGCCAATGCAATGGACCAGTGTTCAGTCAGCCTTCATGCTTAGGAGGTTTCATGATCTCGTTGGGCAAGGGGTCAAAACTGACAAAGGCTTCAAGGAAGTGCATGTTAGGCAAGTTGCTAGGATGGTTTCTGATTTTGCTGAAGTCAATGTTACCACCAACCAAATTTATAACCACCTGCGCAAGTGGAGGCAGAGGTGGGTTAAGATTGCTAGGCTCAAGGATCTCAGTGGTGCTCTCTGGAATGAGGACCATCATATGATAGTCCTTGAGGAGGAGCATCTGGTAGGGCACACTAAGGTTAGGCCACAGCTTAAATATATCTCACTGTTATGGTTAATAGTTACCCTTTTCTCTAACTGTTGCACAACCTTTTTGCCCAACTAGGATCATCCTGCTGATGCCAAGTTCTTGAACACCCCAATTGAGAACTATGTCCAAATGGAGGCCATTTTTGGGTCTAGTCAGGCTACTGGTAGGTTTGCCATGGGTTCCAATGAACCTTTAGGTGTACCAACTGACCTTGGCCACCTTGAGGGGGGGATGTTAGAACAGAGACAATTATTTTAGATGGGAATGAGGGTGATTCTGGTAAGCAAAATGTAGGCTCCAATGGGCTGGACACCTCTAAGAGTTCTGATGATAAGGAAGGGAGAGGTGGTaaaaggaggaagttgggtGAGGAAGAATACCAGCTGATGCATGGTATGACTGTTGCTTTTGCCAGTGTTGCAGATGCCCTGAAAGCTCCTCAGCACAATGAGGTCCATGCAGACCTTTATGGTTGTGTCATGTCCTGTCCTGGGTACTCATAAGAGGCCTTGATGTTTGCACTTGTGTACTTGCTGAAGAACAAAGCAGAAGGCCTATGCTTTGTTCAGATGAGTGAAGCCCATAGGATCCTTTGGCTTAGGACCTACCTGAGCCAATCTAACTTCCTCTAGGTGGTTAAGGACTATTATATGATATTTTGCTTGCCTATGCTACAGTCTGACATTTTGGGTTAGCACTAACCACTAATGGTGAGGGTAGAGACACCATTTGGAATATTTCCAAGGCTGCAAATATTTTTGTATAGCATAGGCCACATGGTTCCATCTGGTAGAGGTGGTTTGGAGGGATCTGTTGGGTGTGTAAACATGAACACCTGCACCTGGTAAATGTGATGGATGCCATGTCTTTGTTCTGGTAAATTGAGCTTTCCTGGTGGTTCATGTGCTGGTGATGGCATTTTTCTTTCATCTTGGATAGATGTTCTGAATTGATGGATGCATATGTTTGGTTCAAATGAATGAACCTGTGCCTATGATGATTATTTGCCCAATTCAAAGTAGATGGGTACCAtcagatgaccttgagcttgtgagtGACTATGACATTGATCTTGTTCTTAAGACCTGCTACTGCTTTTGTGCTACCTAGTAAGTCCATCTTCTTTTCATCTTTCCTATATGTTGGTTGCTTCCTTCTGCCTTGATGGTTACTTATGTTATTTAAGGTAAGAAAATATGCCTATGATGATAAACTTATTTGCCCAATTAAAAGTATATGGGTAGCAtcagatgaccttgagcttgtgagggacTATGACATTGATCTTGTTCATCTTGTTGCCAACTGGTACTGCATGTTCCTTACTTATGGTTGTGTTGTTGCTGAGCTGTTGTCCATGTTGTGCTACTACTGTTATTTGTGTTGACTGTGCTGTTGTTCCTGTTGCCATTGTGCTACTGTTTTTGGTCTTCTTTGGCTCTTCtgtcactgatgctccaagctTAAGGTCAAGGGAAGATGAAAATAACATCTGAggccaattttttttaacttagCATATCAAACTTACTATTATCATACATATACCTTTGCAAATTGGATAATATGCAAATTGGGTAACCTGTCTTGGTTacccaacatttttttttgttgaaccTATCACTGCTCTTTCTGTTGGCAATGTTGTTGATCCTGTTGCCTCTGTTGCAAATTGGGTAACCTATCATGCTTATGGCACATTATTTTTACTGTCCACCTCCCTGGTACtacttgttctttttttctggTTGTGCTGTTGATGATAAACTTATTTGCCCGATGGGTACCAtcacatgaccttgagcttgtgagtGACTATGACATTGTTCTTGTTCTTAAGACCTGCTACTGCTTTTGTGCTACCTGGTAAGTCCATCTTTCTTTCATCTTTCCTATATGTTGGTTGCTTCCTTCTGCCTTGATGGTTACTTATGTTATTTAAGGTACGAAAATATTCCTATGATGATTGGAATATTAGCCTAATTCAAAGGATATGGGTAGCATCAGATGACCCTAAGCTTGTGAGGGACTATGACATTGATCTTGTTGTTCTTGTTGCCAACTAGTACTGCATGTTCCTTACTTATGGTTGTGTTGTTGCTGAGCTATTGTCCATGTTGTGTTGTCACTGTTATTTCTGTTGACAGTGCTGTTGTTCCTGTTGCCATTGTGCTACTGTTTTTGGTCTTATTTTGCTCttgtgtcactgatgctccaagATCAAGGTCAAGGGAAGATGAAAATAACATCTGAGGCCAATTTTTTTGTAACTTAGCATATCAGCCTTGCTATTATCATACATATACCTTTGCAAATTGGATAACATGCAAATTGGGTAACCTATCTTGGTTACCCAacatttttgttgttgttgaaccTATCCCTTGGTACTGCTTCTTTCTGGTTCTGTTGTTGCTCAGATGTTGTCCTGGTAGTTGCTCTTTCTGTTGGCAGTGCTATTGTTTCTGTTGCCTCTGTTGCAAATTGGGTAACCTGTCATGCTTGTGTCATATTGTTTTTGTTGTCCACCTCCTTGGTACTGCTTGTTCCTTTTTTCTGGTTGTGCTGTTGCTAAGCTGTTATCCATGTGCTGTTACTTGTCATTCTATTGCCAATGACCTGTTGTTTCTGTTGCCATTGTCATACTGTTTGTGGTCTGGTATTGATCTAGTGTCACTAATGCTCCAAGCCCAAGGTTAAGAGAAGATGCAAATAAAATCTGAGGCCAATAGTTACTATatccaccttttcttttatcattcATCTACGTTTGCAATTGAATCAAGTTTCATTTCCTTTATAAGGCACAATGGCTTGGTACGTTGTGTACCGTGGTAGGAAGCCTGGAGTGTATGCAACTTGGATAACCTGTCATCAGCAGGTCACCGGTTATCCAAACTGTTGCTACAAGAGTTTTAGTTCCAAAGAGGAGGCAATTGCATCTTTCCTAGAGTCCACTGGTGACGAAGATGTCAAAGAAGCGATTGTCGGTTCAAAAAAGGCGGCAAATGAACTTAGTTGGCTCCATATCGTAGTTACGCTacaatttattgttattattgtaCTCCTACTAGTAGTTAATTATCTTTGGAAGTATTCAAGCGCGAGATCAGCCTTTGTAATATTAAAACATCTCATGTTCATCATCTTTGTTGGTAACCTCACCAATATGGTGCTAGGGTGCTCCGATCTCATCCAATTCTATGTACCAAACACAATCTAGTGACTCCTGTCGTACACGAGAACGATACAACCAGaacaaccaaacacaacctcgCATGATTCAGGACGACAgcaaagtgcaaccaaacaaaccccCCTGTATCTCTCTATTCCGTCTCTCACGATCCAGTACAACCCATCTGTTCTGGACGGTCCGGTCCTTTCCAACCAATCACGCCCGTAGTGAATGGACGTGATTCACTTGTGACTTGGCTTAATAGGAATTCGAGAATGGTCCGAGACCCTGACCGGATCCGGGATGGGTCGGTTCCGAAAAATTGGCCGGACGAGTCCATcccacgcgcacggcgtctgcTTCCGTCTCGCGCCCCTCTCTTTTgcgctcctctctctcccgtTCGGCCGGTGCGGCGGCAGTGAGGGGCAT contains:
- the LOC101767755 gene encoding zinc finger MYM-type protein 1-like, which gives rise to MHFFGLCKISLKARYTDPSYTWDKGHFLEMIDWYKGFDENVRRAFDEMDPDRCSELASRGFQKDLVKSCTEEVIQAILEEIGDSRFSILIDDTHDISSKEHMGIILRFVNKQGKVIERFLDLEWVKDTTPTAIKGNLVGFLVRHGLSISRIRGQGYHGQSNMRVEFNNVQRQIHDECPYAFYVHCFACQLEQILVSVSSSSSSAISYFFYNVPIIVNATSAPCTAAEKCRQAILDKLDSGEISKRDKSTLKETKWGETKWGSHHTTLNRIDTMWDTVLEVLVIVDEHGSRGSRASFSIETMESFEFVFILKMMLKLFVIIKELSLVLQRKDQDSIQAVGLLVVVNERLKTLRDNGWEALFEDVKRFCDANEIPVPNMDEHIPSMCHSHLGGVTVSQLHYYRAQIFFAAIDSIRTEINHRFNDGSMDLLVRLSCLDPRRNFSQFDVEKIAKLVDLYSEDFPEADRAIINDQLEAYICYVR